The stretch of DNA ATATCAAAATAATTAATAACCAATCTAATTTTGGCTTTGTTACAAGTGTGAATATCGGTTTAAAAAATTCCGAAAATGATGTGATTATATTAAATAGCGATACAATTGTAACCCCAAAATGGATTGAAAAATTAACTATTGCTGCATATTCCGATGGAAAAATTGCTACTGCAACTCCTTTTTCAAATAATGCGGGAGTATTCTCCGTTCCAAAAATGAATGAAAAAAACAATATTCCTCAACACTTGGGTTTGAATGGCATGGCGAATATAGTAGAAAAATCATCAAATCATACATATATGAGGGTTCCAACAGGGAATGGATTTTGTATGTATATTAAAAGAGATGCTATTAATTCCATAGGCTATTTTGATGACATTACATTTGAAAGAGGGTACGGCGAAGAAAATGATTTTTGTATGAGAGCAAAAGCCAATGGATGGGAAAATATCATTGATGATGCGACATTTATCTTTCATAATGAAAATTCCTCATTTGGGGATGAAAAAAACAAATTAATCAAAAAACACATGAAATTACTACTTAAAAAGCATCCTACATACGAAAATGAAGTTAGTAAATTTATTAATTCTAAAAAATTAAATGAAATGCAACAGAATATTTCTTATTCCTTGCTAAATAAAAACATCACTAAAAAAAGAATTTTACAGATTAGTAAATCAAAAAAAATTGATGTTAATGAAAACTATGAAAATTATTTATTTTGCATAACTGAACCATTAACTTTGTATTATGTAGTTGATGGTTATCTATTCAAAATTAACGAATGGTCCTCAAAAAAAGTAGAAGAGATTAGTTTTAATATAATTATTAATTTAGAAATTGATGAAATAATTTGTGATGGAAAATCTGAAAAAATTAATAAAAAACAGTAGATTAATACTATCATATAAGTTTAAATATTACAAACAAAAAATATTATTTAAAAGGAGATAATTTTATGCATAAAAATTCACATTCAAAAATGGAATGGTTTAAAAATACTTATTTGGATAAAAATCATAATCTAAAAATTCTTGATGTTGGAGCATTAGACAAAAGTGGAGACTATAATTATCGTGACTTGTTCAACGAAAGTAATTGGTCATATACTGGATTAGATATTGAAAGTGGGCATAATGTAGATATTGTAGTAACTGACATATATAACTGGTTTGAAATAGAAGACAATTCCTATGATGTAATAATTTCAGGACAATTTTTTGAACATTTGGAATATTTTTGGCTGACTATGAGCCAAATTGAAAGAGTATTAAAACCAAATGGTTATGTTTGCATTATTGTCCCCTCTGCGGGGCATAAACATGGAGGAGATATGCTAAACTGCTATCGTTTTCACGAAGATGGATTAAAAGCAATGGCAAAATATGTTGATTTAAAAATAATCCATGTTTCCATCGATAATCGTCCGGAAGCTAAACCTTGGCTTGATGCATGTTTAATTGCTCGTAAAGAAGAAAATACTGTTGAAAATATAGACGAACTTAAAATTCAAATAAAAGATTTAGAAAATAAACTAAAAACAATACAAGATAATATTTAAATTATAGGAGTCATATTATGTCTAAAGGAAATTATGAAATTATTAAATTATCACACCTTTTCGATGAAAAATGGTATACCTCACAATATTTAATGAATAAACCAGATAATCCTATTAAACATTTTATAGATATTGGTTGTAAAAATAATTATAATCCTTCCCCCCAATTTGATACCTCTTGGTATTTAGAAAAAAATAAAGATGTTAAAAAAAGTGGAATGAACCCTTTTGTTCATTACATTGAATATGGTAGAAAAGAAGGAAGATTACCTAACCCTACTTTTGATATAACAAAAATTGATGATTATTCCGCAATATTGCATTCTGGACTTTTTGATGATGAATGGTTCTCCGAGTATTACTCATTAAAAGGAAGTAATACAAATTTAGTTAGATATTATATGGATGAATACCTTAATTACGGATTAAATCCCTCACCTAATTTCGATAGTATATGGTATTTAGAAAAATATGATGATGTTAAGAAAAATGGGATTAATCCGTTTGTTCATTATGTCAAATACGGAAAAAAAGAGGGTAGAATGCCAAAATGGAAATAATAATTTATATTATTTCTATATAAATTTATTAATAATAAAACCCATCTATTAAAATTCCTTGAATTTATTTATTGAATAAAGAATCTATTGCTCCTTTTATTTCTAATAAATAACTTCCGAATAAATTCCACTCTAGACTCTACATCCAAATCTCTTAATATTTTATCAATATTATCAATACTTAAAGTTTCTTTATTTACAAATTTAAAAATAAATACATCACTTTTGTAATGTTGAGAATTTAATGACTCATCAGGCCTGAACTGTGCAACAAAGTCTTTTGTAAAGAACACATCTTTATCCACAACTCTAGCAGGATTTCCATAAACTAAACTATTTGATGAAACCTTGAAATTAGGCAATATGAAAGAGTTATCTCCAATAATGGAACCTGAACCTATATTAACACCACGAGAAATATATGTGTAACGCCCTAACCACACATGATCTCCAATATAAATGCCTTTTGAGAAGTTTTTTCTAGATTTTGTCTTTGAATCATAAATGGCACAATAATCTGAAGAGAATATTTTAACTTGATTACTTACTATACCATCATCCCCAATAATGACATTCTGACTTTCATTGACATTAATATTAACTCCTGCACCAAATAATGCATTTTTACCAATGAAAAGAGTTGAATTATTATAAATTAACAGTCTAAATGCATCCCCCACATCTGAACAAATATATACAAGAGAATTATCCCCATTAAATGTTAAATTAGCATTCATGAAGTTAATATTATTATCACATACAAGAATATTATTTGCCCCTGCAAAATTAATTTTAGAATTTATTAATCTAAATGAACCGATTATCTTATTTTCAACTAAATTGCCAACTTGGTCTTCCTTTGTAATTGTTTCCATAAAAAATACCTCTTTCAGTAACATATACTATGCATTTTTTCGTTTAAATAAATTTTTATTTTTACTCCAAATCCCATTCTGGACATTTGAATCCTAATTCTTCTGCCAAATCATCTTCCCATTTATTTTTAAATAACATATTGTCATACGATTCTTCATTTTTCTTCAATGATTGTGTGGACTTTTGAAGCTTATGATAGACAATCGCATCAGTCACGTGGAATATCTTATAGTTCATCACATGCCGGACATATCCTGAAAATATTCTGTCTGAGCGATAATGTCTGCCCAATTCCGCATCCAATCCAAATGATTTATCCAAAACTTCTCTTTTTATATAAGTACAGAAGAATGGTGCAAAGCTAAGCTCTAAAGATTCCCCATCGTGGAAATTATCCATATTTACAATGTTTTTATGGTGTGCTGAAGGATTCACATCACAGTCAAAACCTTCAGAGGCATAAGGAACATGCTGTTTCATTGTCGGCGTTCCACCAGGCAATACCTGTTGAGGAACTACAATGGCGCAATCATCATGCTCATATGCGAATTTCTGCATAGCTTCAATTGAGTTATCCATCAATATCGCATCGTTATTTAACAACAAGATGTCCGCATCATCATCAGAAATTTCTATTCCCTGATTTACAGCATATGTAAAACCATAATTAATATCATTCTGTATTAATTCTATGATGCCTTTTGATTTCAGAGTTTCCAGATAATATCTAACGGCCTTTCCGGAATTGTTATCTACAATTATGATTTTAACTTTATCATTGTCGAATTTCCGTATTGCATTGATGCATTCCCGAAGATCTTTTAGAGACTCAAAACTAGGAATGATGACATTAACCTTTTTATCTAATTTATAGTCAATGTCAATATTAAAATCATTGTCATTTTGAATTACGCGGGTTAAATTCTTATAACCGAGCATTTTCTCATTGCTTCTTGCATTTGCATCGGAAATGCTGTTATCAGTTACGCTCATATAATATTTGGACAGCAAAATAGGTACAGAATAAACTTTAAAGTTATTGCAAATCCTTAAGATTAAATCCCAGTCAACCAAACGGTATAATGACTCATCAAAACCGCCTATTTCATCATAAACTCTTTTAGTATGGGCAAAACAATTCAAATCAATGTAGTTTCCATTCTTCAACAATGATTTATTTAGGGAACCGAAACGCATTGCAAAAGGAGGATGGCCAATGTTATCATACAATAGCTGACCTGAGTATATTGCATTTGCATCAGGCAATTCAATGAAAGCTCCAACCATCGCTTCCAGGTATTTTGAATCCCATTCATTATCGGAGTCCAAATAGAATATGTATTCACCTGAGCACTCATCTAATGCAACATTACGTGCAGCAGATGCGCCGACATTGGATTCGTTGAAAATCAATTTTATCCTATCATCATCAATATCTTCAAGCAAATCACGAGTGCCGTCGCTACTTCCATCATCAACAATCACCAGTTCGAAATTTGTGTAAGTCTGATTTAAGACTGAATCAATGGCCTTTTCAACAATATCAACCCTATTGTATACTGGCATAATGATTGAAACCAATTTTGAATCATCCTTAACATTGCTCATCAAATACTTGGCAATATTGTCCATTACGGCAAAGCAACGTTTTTCCTCTTCGACAAATGGAGCATACAATATTGGAGAGACATATGAATTTGCAAGAAAACCTTCGAAATCTGAGAAAGGAACAGCCTTATTTTGACCCATATCACTTAGATGAACCTCTTCAAGGAACATTTTAGGATTATTATTTCCCAAACCCAAGTATACTACATCCAAATCATTGTCATATTTGATTATTTCTTTTTTCAATCCAATATCCGAATAATATAAACTTTTAAGCAAGCTATAATAATTGTCCGGTTTGAATAAATCTAAAATATAATCATATACTTCGCTGCTATCTTTAAAATTAGTATAATTAGAAAATTCCAATTCTTCAATGAAATCATCTAATGAATTCTCATCAACGATGATTGGGATCCTGTTTGAATTGCAACTATCAATGATTTCAAACATTTCTGGGAAAGGATTCAATAAAACTGCAAAATCAGGAGCAATATCTTTAATTTTATCACCAATGTTATCCTGTAAAGAATCTAAGAAATGAATTTTCAGCATATCTGATGTGTCTTTTTCTTTAATATCCCTAATTAAATCATTTTCACTATCAGATAACTCTTCAGGAATAAGTAATTTAATTTTATCAGAGCGATTTTCATCAAAAATATCCACTAATTTATCATCAAATATTGGCGTTTTAATGGCCACGCTAGATTCATCGGATTTTTCATAACCCTCCGAAGATTCACCATTAGGATAAATTACTGTAGATAATTTTAGCAATTGCGAAAATGAACTATTCCAATTTTCATGACTCTCTTTAAAATCAACACCATTATCAATCAAGTAAGATTGCTCATTAAAGCAATCATCCCTATCAATTGAACCATCAATAACAAAAGAACAATTCAATAGCTTTCCAACATCCATCAAATCAAAAGAATTTAATTTTAAATCATCAATGTGAATGATATTGATATTTAAATTGGATAAAACATTGAAATAAATCTCTCTAAGAGCTTCACATCTAAATTGATTATTAAAACTAATGTTAATATCCTCCCAGCTCAAGATTACTTCTCCATCCTTCCAAAGTTTAAAAGTATTTCTAGCAGATGTTAAAAAATAACAATCATAATGCTTTAGATTATAATAATTTAAAAAATCGGCCAGCAAATGAACTTTTTTCTCATCCACAACATATAATACTCTATTAGATAAAGTGACATCTCTTTTATCAACAAGTGCTGAATCAAATCTTTCTTTGATATTTTTAATTGAAGGAGACCCTAAAAATTTCTTAGCATTCAATTTTGAAGAAAATTCATTGCCATAATCAGAAAACAAATTAGAATCATCTAAAAATGACCTATGCATATGATAAACATAAACCGAATCATCAATGACATGATTAATATTTTTAGGAAGTTCAATGAACGCAAGTTCGTTTTCTGAATCGAAAACTATCTGTTTTTCACTGAAAGATTTTAGATTGTCAATAGCTTCGTTTTTAATATAAATGCAGAAAGGTTCACAAATATTTGAAGGCAAATCATTGAAATTAGAAGATTTCTTAAGCAATGTTGAAATACCTTCAATAGTCAGATTATACTCATTGTCTGATTTTGACTTGTCAAAAGGTATTATTCCAGTGAGCAAATTTGAAATCGGAGATACAACATCAATTTCCTTTTTAGAATAAGCTTTTGTAATTAATCTAGTCAACCAATTATCTGGAACTTTCGTATATGAATTAATTAATACTGCATCATTTAAACAAGAAGAAACAGTTTCTTTAATCATATATATAAAATTATCCTTTTCAAATGTAATCAAATTTAAATCATGGCTTTTAGAAATTTGCTTGAAAAAGCCATCATAATTTCCAACTAAATCATTAAAGATAAAAAAATTAAATTCGAAATTTTCATGAGTGTTTCTTAAAATCAGCTTGATTGAATCTATGACCTCTGGAGAATAATTGAAAATTGGAATGAAAATTGAAACCTTTTGATTTAACTTATTGATGATTGAATCCACTACTGAACCTTCATAATAATTATCCGTAACCCCCCAACTATTAATGTTATACCCATTATTTTCACCTATCAGAATATAATGAGTCAAAGGATTCCATGAATTGGAATTATCCAAATATGCATTTTTATAAAATGAATTGGAAAAATTAGGAAATGGCCGTCTGTAATTCTCTTTATATCCATATGTTGCATAATGAAGATAAGGATCCATTCCAGCATTTTTTACATCGGGATACATTTCCAAATACAAATCGGGGTCGAATAAATCTGATTTTTTTAATATTTCAATGTTTTTGGCTTTGTCAGTAGCATGGATTATGGGATATTTAACATCAATATTGCCATATAAGATATAGTGAACGAGAGGATTCATATTGAATTTGTCAACGAAAGGATGTCTATTGACATATTCCTTTGTATTGAAAGCATCTGAAGGATTGCAGTATTCATCTGCACCTAAAGTCAAGTAGTGGTCAATTGGGGAGAACTCAGATTCCTTTACATCAGGATATTTGGAAAGATAGTATTCCTCATCGAACAGTCCTGATCCTTCAATAATATCTTTACTTGTATCAAGTAAAAACTTATTGAAACTTATATTTTCATCAATATTATTATATTCCTTTACCTTTTGATACAATACTGAATTTTTGTCTCTTTTAAAATTATTTAAAAGAATTTCCCAATTATTTGTCATGTTCTCCAGGACATAATTCTTAAAAATATCCTCTCGTGAATTTTTAAGTATTTTTTCCCGAAGCTCTTTGCTTTCAATTAATCTTTTCATATTTATCTCCCATTCCTCTACTGAATTATTTTTAACAAGTAAACCATTATCGCCATGTGAAATGCATTTGGCATATGGACCGACATCACTATAGATTCCCGGAACATTTAACGCAGTATATTCCAAATATTTCAATTCACTTTTGCTTTGATTGATATTGTTGTTTTCAACAAGGGGTGCTATAGCAATATCCCATCTGATTGCATTTTGAAGCCATTCGACAAAGTCAGGGTAATGCCTTTTGTCAAATGGAACATTAACGCGAGACATCCCCTCAAAGGATGAATCTGTTCCGCCAACCATTTCAAAAACTATATTCTTGCTTGAACTTTCCTGAATATTTTTAATAGCTTCTTCAATTAGCTTTAAATCATTTGCATGAGTGGTTGTGCCCATGTATCCTATCTTGATAGTATCCCCATCATTGATTTCATAATCCTCATCCAAGTTCCAGGAATCAGTCAAAACATTAGGAAGAATCTCAATGTTGTTATTGAAACCCGAAAGACTGGCCTTTAGGGAATCTGTTGTGACGGTAATGCATGCTGCATTTTCAGCCAGATACCTTACAACGTTGATTTTCTCTTCATATCTCTTGAAATCGGGCTGGGTAGTGTCAATGTTTACCAAATCATCATCGATTTCATAAATCAATTTGATTCCATAAAGATTGCATTTTTCAACCAACAGCTTAGAAACGGACATGTCAATGACATCCCTTTGAGCGATGACGATGTCCAGCATCAGATTCTCATTCTGCAAATCTTTTATGAACCTATCCACTTCCAAATCATCGATGATGTAGAATTCAAATGAATCATTTTTAAAATTATCAAAAGCAGCCAATAATCTAATATATGTACTTGCAATATACTTGCCTTTTCCTTTTATGAGCAAACCAACAATTTGTTTTTCTTCACTAGCCTTGTCCAAATCAGAATATCTCTTTAAGTTATGAAATTCCATTAATTTCCCCCAGCATAAACAAATTGTTATCCTATCTAATCATGTCCTTGACATAATCTTTAAGTTTCTTATTTTTCAATTGATTGATTTCATTTTCCTGATTGGAATTAATTTCCTTAAGATCTTCAATATCATGTGCCAATTGAGTTTTTGTTTTAGTTAAAATCACATTTCGATCCATTATTTCATCAAATTGATTATTTAATTGGTCAAAATCATTTTTCAAGTTAGAATTTTCATCTTTTAGTTTGGAATTATCTTCTTTTAATTTATTTCCATATATTTCTAATTTTTCATTAATATCTTCCAGATTGGCAATTTCTTCAGATTGGCTTTTATTTTCATCCCTAATTTTTCTAAGCTCAAAAATCTTTTTTTGACTGTCATCTTTTATGAATGCCAATTCCCTTTCAGATTTTGATAGCTTATTTTTAAAAATATTAATCTCTGTAGCAAAATAAATGTAATTGTCCAACAAATTATTGAGAGGAGATTCATTAAAAGAATATTTGATATCCAACTCATCACAAAAGCTTAGATTTACAGGCATTTCTTTGAGATTAATCAGACCATCATCTTCATATTTTGAAGGAACCTTATTAAAATCAAGAGAATACAGTTTTGCCAGCTTGGTTACATCTTCAATGGATAGATTCTCATTATTCCTAATTTTATCAAACATTATCTCATAATGAAAACTTGTTCCTTTAACAACAGTATTCCTTGAAAGAGTATTTGGATATCCCACCAAGACTTTTGATTTTGTCTGATTGATTGACCTCAACGGATAATGGGCAATGTTCAATCCTGCATCAACAACACACTCTATTTTATCCTTAAACTCATCATCGACATCGATGTCATGGTTTCCGATACTGAGCTTTATATCAAACTTATCAACCAATTTTCTAGTGACTATTACCTTGCAGTTGGTCTCCAGGTTTTCATCACGGACGTGAGTTATCCTTGAAGGAATAAACTTGATATCTTCATCATCATCTGATGTTGGAACATAAGTCCTCCATTTAAGCTTCAAATAAGAATCATCAGCGATATCATCAATTAACTCTCTAGGATTGCCTTCATTGCAAACAATAAACTCATCACAGTCAAGAGGACAAACTATGTCTGCGGAATATTCATTTAAAGCAATGCCCAGCAAATAATTATACTTAATAAACGGCTCGAAGTACCTGTCTTCATCTTCAATAACCACAATCGGCAAACTCTCATCTTTCAGCTGGTTTAAAATGTCCAATGTATCATCAGTGCTTCCATTATCCAAAATAATCATCAAATCCACAATATTTGAATGATACCTTACAAAAGATTCGATAATGTCCGCTTCATTTTTAATGGTAGTTATTGAAATTATTTTCATATTATCCTCAAACCAAGTTATTTTAAAAAATAAATCTCGCCCTATTTAAAAGAACTATCAAATTAATAGTATATTTAAATATAATTTATTATAAATTATTATTATACTTTATTGATAGGTTGTGAATATGGCTTTAATTGTACTAATCGGAGATATGAAAAGTTACCATTCAAAATTCAATTTGATTGAAAGAGAAGTGGAAAAGGGCAATATTTCAATTGTGGCAACATTATTATCTGATGATGTTGACTATGATTATTTAGATGAAAATAATGTTGTCAATTCACTTGATATGCTTAAAGGAATCAATTTTGACTATTTTGTCATATTGGATGACAGTAAAATGTGGTTTGACATCATCCCAAATGAATATGGATTTACACAAAAAATAATCCCCGCACGTGTTTTCGAAATTCCCTATTTCGACTTTGCAAAATACGAACAACTCCTTCAAAATCCTCCAAGCATAATAAGCAGACACTGTTGGGGAGGATTACTATTCAATCAGCTAGGCCTCCAATTCACATCACCTTTCGTGAATCTATTTTTAATGGATGTGGATTTCAACAAACTGGCAAAAAACTTCACACACTACATGAACCAAGAACTTGTCTTTGACAGGGAAGAATACGAACATATACTCAAGAGAAACTATCCTGTTGGTAGATTAGATGATGTCTATATCTATTTCAATCATTATACCAGTTTTGAAGAAGCAAAAAGAAAGTGGGATGAGAGAAAAGCAAGGATAAACTACAATAATCTCCTATTTGAGACAACAACTGAAGTAAGAGGATATGCAATTGCCTTTGATTCAATACCCCTTCAGCACAAAATCTGTTTCCATTCAGGCCATATTGACAGCCCAGACGTGATTGATTTCAGCGAATTCATGGTCAACCGTCAGCCGGGCACATTAGGAATGCTTGTAAACAACACCGCCAACGGCACGCTCCCCCACTTTGACATACTTGAACTTTTAGTAAATCACAACTACAAACCTAGAATAAAATTCATATAAACCCACCATTTAATAGAACCCATATGGATTTTTAAATAATGGATGCTTTAAAAGCTTAATTTGCATCAATTTGGAAAATATTTATACCATAGCGAGTATATACTTTATATTAAAAAACATGTGGGATGTTAAAATGAAAAAAATTGCAATCATTTGTATTTTACTAACAGCATTTTTATCGATCAGCATTGTCTCTGCTCATGAAAATGCAACGGATTCATTGGACAGCCTAAATGCCAATGACATTCAACCAAGAATTGATGATTCCATTGCCAATCAAAATGCAATGGATGGTGAAAATGGCATTTATTCACAAAATGAAGATAACACAACAGAAAAAATACAGCCGAACGTTGAGATTTATGCCACCACAGGCTATTATACTGGATTAAGCCTTTATTATGGAAACAAATACACGCTCGAAATCCTAACACCTAAAGATTCTGATGTCGTTCCAACAATAACAATCGATGGTGAAAACTCTACAATAACCAATTACGGCAGTTCAGATTACAATAATGAGTTTTATACTGAAGAATTGAAACTAGAACCGGGAATTCATAACATCACTGGCATTTTCGCAGGCGATGATAAATATCTTCCCGAAACAAAAACCGTGCAACTTGAAATCAAACCGTGTATTCTCATGCCTATCGAACTGAAGTTCAACGAAACCTTAGAGATAACTTTGCATTTGCCTAATGGCGAAGGCAATCTGACAGCATTTATTGACGGCAATTTCATCAACTCAACAAGAATTGTGAACAACGAAGCTGCTATCAGAGTAAATAATTTAACATTGGGAGAACATGAAATTCATGCCGTTTACACAGGCAATGACTACAATGTGATAAACTCAACTAATTTCATAAATGTAATCCCCGTATTCATTTACCCTTCAAGCGTGATGGAACACAACAATGAAACAATCTTTGTTGTGATGAATCCGAACATCAAAGGGAACGTGAGTTTCATCTATGACAAAAAAATTACAAAGCCATTGATTGACGGTAAAGCGAACTTCACATTATCCAACTTAACCAATAATATAATCGAATCAGGATCAGAGGTATACATGTTTTACCCTGCAGAGTTTCTAATCGTTTACCCTAGTGAAACCAACAGGACATATACTGAACACTTTTACATTGACGTGACCCCTTATCCTCCAAAAATAATCAACAATACCGATTTCATCATGACCTACGGGGAAGACAAAACATTTTCGGTTTCAGTGATAGATGAGCATGCAAACCCTCCTAGAGGGAGGACCGATAGGGCATACATATACATTGACGGCATTTACCAATTCTACAGGTCACCTGACAACAATGGAACCATTACCTTCAAAGTCAATGAAGTCCCGGGAGAACACAATATAAGCATAACATGCCTTCAAACAACAGAAGCATACAAACTTACAGTAAAACCAACAAACACATCAATAGACATCAATTCCATCTCAACAGGATATTACAACAAGCAAATAGAATTCACTGCCCACATTAACCCAACAGAAATCACATCAGGAGAACTTGAAATTTACGTGAAAGATTCATTGCTTGGCAAAGCTAAAATCAAAAATGGAACTGCCACATTCAAGTATACTCCGAATACAATCGGAACAGTGAAATTCAAAGCAATATATAAAGGAAATGAGTACTGCAATTCCTCATCCAAAGAATTTAAAGTAACCATCAAAAAAGCAACTCCAATAATAACCTCATCAGCAAAAACATTCAAGGCGTCCGCAAAAACCAAATCATACAC from Methanobrevibacter sp. encodes:
- a CDS encoding methyltransferase domain-containing protein, whose protein sequence is MHKNSHSKMEWFKNTYLDKNHNLKILDVGALDKSGDYNYRDLFNESNWSYTGLDIESGHNVDIVVTDIYNWFEIEDNSYDVIISGQFFEHLEYFWLTMSQIERVLKPNGYVCIIVPSAGHKHGGDMLNCYRFHEDGLKAMAKYVDLKIIHVSIDNRPEAKPWLDACLIARKEENTVENIDELKIQIKDLENKLKTIQDNI
- a CDS encoding acetyltransferase; this translates as METITKEDQVGNLVENKIIGSFRLINSKINFAGANNILVCDNNINFMNANLTFNGDNSLVYICSDVGDAFRLLIYNNSTLFIGKNALFGAGVNINVNESQNVIIGDDGIVSNQVKIFSSDYCAIYDSKTKSRKNFSKGIYIGDHVWLGRYTYISRGVNIGSGSIIGDNSFILPNFKVSSNSLVYGNPARVVDKDVFFTKDFVAQFRPDESLNSQHYKSDVFIFKFVNKETLSIDNIDKILRDLDVESRVEFIRKLFIRNKRSNRFFIQ
- a CDS encoding glycosyltransferase, which codes for MEFHNLKRYSDLDKASEEKQIVGLLIKGKGKYIASTYIRLLAAFDNFKNDSFEFYIIDDLEVDRFIKDLQNENLMLDIVIAQRDVIDMSVSKLLVEKCNLYGIKLIYEIDDDLVNIDTTQPDFKRYEEKINVVRYLAENAACITVTTDSLKASLSGFNNNIEILPNVLTDSWNLDEDYEINDGDTIKIGYMGTTTHANDLKLIEEAIKNIQESSSKNIVFEMVGGTDSSFEGMSRVNVPFDKRHYPDFVEWLQNAIRWDIAIAPLVENNNINQSKSELKYLEYTALNVPGIYSDVGPYAKCISHGDNGLLVKNNSVEEWEINMKRLIESKELREKILKNSREDIFKNYVLENMTNNWEILLNNFKRDKNSVLYQKVKEYNNIDENISFNKFLLDTSKDIIEGSGLFDEEYYLSKYPDVKESEFSPIDHYLTLGADEYCNPSDAFNTKEYVNRHPFVDKFNMNPLVHYILYGNIDVKYPIIHATDKAKNIEILKKSDLFDPDLYLEMYPDVKNAGMDPYLHYATYGYKENYRRPFPNFSNSFYKNAYLDNSNSWNPLTHYILIGENNGYNINSWGVTDNYYEGSVVDSIINKLNQKVSIFIPIFNYSPEVIDSIKLILRNTHENFEFNFFIFNDLVGNYDGFFKQISKSHDLNLITFEKDNFIYMIKETVSSCLNDAVLINSYTKVPDNWLTRLITKAYSKKEIDVVSPISNLLTGIIPFDKSKSDNEYNLTIEGISTLLKKSSNFNDLPSNICEPFCIYIKNEAIDNLKSFSEKQIVFDSENELAFIELPKNINHVIDDSVYVYHMHRSFLDDSNLFSDYGNEFSSKLNAKKFLGSPSIKNIKERFDSALVDKRDVTLSNRVLYVVDEKKVHLLADFLNYYNLKHYDCYFLTSARNTFKLWKDGEVILSWEDINISFNNQFRCEALREIYFNVLSNLNINIIHIDDLKLNSFDLMDVGKLLNCSFVIDGSIDRDDCFNEQSYLIDNGVDFKESHENWNSSFSQLLKLSTVIYPNGESSEGYEKSDESSVAIKTPIFDDKLVDIFDENRSDKIKLLIPEELSDSENDLIRDIKEKDTSDMLKIHFLDSLQDNIGDKIKDIAPDFAVLLNPFPEMFEIIDSCNSNRIPIIVDENSLDDFIEELEFSNYTNFKDSSEVYDYILDLFKPDNYYSLLKSLYYSDIGLKKEIIKYDNDLDVVYLGLGNNNPKMFLEEVHLSDMGQNKAVPFSDFEGFLANSYVSPILYAPFVEEEKRCFAVMDNIAKYLMSNVKDDSKLVSIIMPVYNRVDIVEKAIDSVLNQTYTNFELVIVDDGSSDGTRDLLEDIDDDRIKLIFNESNVGASAARNVALDECSGEYIFYLDSDNEWDSKYLEAMVGAFIELPDANAIYSGQLLYDNIGHPPFAMRFGSLNKSLLKNGNYIDLNCFAHTKRVYDEIGGFDESLYRLVDWDLILRICNNFKVYSVPILLSKYYMSVTDNSISDANARSNEKMLGYKNLTRVIQNDNDFNIDIDYKLDKKVNVIIPSFESLKDLRECINAIRKFDNDKVKIIIVDNNSGKAVRYYLETLKSKGIIELIQNDINYGFTYAVNQGIEISDDDADILLLNNDAILMDNSIEAMQKFAYEHDDCAIVVPQQVLPGGTPTMKQHVPYASEGFDCDVNPSAHHKNIVNMDNFHDGESLELSFAPFFCTYIKREVLDKSFGLDAELGRHYRSDRIFSGYVRHVMNYKIFHVTDAIVYHKLQKSTQSLKKNEESYDNMLFKNKWEDDLAEELGFKCPEWDLE
- a CDS encoding glycosyltransferase family 2 protein; translation: MKIISITTIKNEADIIESFVRYHSNIVDLMIILDNGSTDDTLDILNQLKDESLPIVVIEDEDRYFEPFIKYNYLLGIALNEYSADIVCPLDCDEFIVCNEGNPRELIDDIADDSYLKLKWRTYVPTSDDDEDIKFIPSRITHVRDENLETNCKVIVTRKLVDKFDIKLSIGNHDIDVDDEFKDKIECVVDAGLNIAHYPLRSINQTKSKVLVGYPNTLSRNTVVKGTSFHYEIMFDKIRNNENLSIEDVTKLAKLYSLDFNKVPSKYEDDGLINLKEMPVNLSFCDELDIKYSFNESPLNNLLDNYIYFATEINIFKNKLSKSERELAFIKDDSQKKIFELRKIRDENKSQSEEIANLEDINEKLEIYGNKLKEDNSKLKDENSNLKNDFDQLNNQFDEIMDRNVILTKTKTQLAHDIEDLKEINSNQENEINQLKNKKLKDYVKDMIR
- a CDS encoding DUF1919 domain-containing protein, producing MALIVLIGDMKSYHSKFNLIEREVEKGNISIVATLLSDDVDYDYLDENNVVNSLDMLKGINFDYFVILDDSKMWFDIIPNEYGFTQKIIPARVFEIPYFDFAKYEQLLQNPPSIISRHCWGGLLFNQLGLQFTSPFVNLFLMDVDFNKLAKNFTHYMNQELVFDREEYEHILKRNYPVGRLDDVYIYFNHYTSFEEAKRKWDERKARINYNNLLFETTTEVRGYAIAFDSIPLQHKICFHSGHIDSPDVIDFSEFMVNRQPGTLGMLVNNTANGTLPHFDILELLVNHNYKPRIKFI